One stretch of Thermococcus sp. 21S9 DNA includes these proteins:
- the nucS gene encoding endonuclease NucS, whose product MPKVELRENPSPEEIKLLVDSAVSSEGVLTIFARCRVHYDGRAKSELGPGDRVIIVKPDGSFLIHQKEKREPVNWQPPGSVVRLELREKPVLVSVRRKPRETLEVELEEVYLITVFHAEDYEELALTGSEAEMAELIFEKPEVIEPGFRPLYREKPIKHGIVDVLGVDKDGNLVVLELKRRRADLHAVSQLKRYVETLREEHENVRGILVAPSLTSGAKKLLEKEGLEFRKLEPPKRGRKSKGRQLKLF is encoded by the coding sequence ATGCCCAAGGTCGAGCTCAGGGAGAATCCGTCTCCAGAGGAAATAAAACTCCTCGTCGATTCGGCCGTTTCCTCCGAAGGAGTGCTTACCATATTCGCCCGCTGTCGGGTCCACTACGATGGCAGGGCCAAAAGCGAACTCGGCCCCGGAGACAGGGTGATAATCGTCAAGCCCGACGGCTCTTTCCTGATACACCAGAAGGAGAAGCGCGAACCCGTTAACTGGCAGCCGCCGGGGAGTGTGGTTAGGCTGGAGCTCCGCGAAAAGCCGGTTCTCGTCTCGGTCAGGAGGAAGCCGAGGGAAACGCTGGAGGTCGAGCTTGAGGAGGTCTACTTAATCACGGTCTTCCACGCTGAAGACTACGAGGAGCTCGCTTTGACGGGTAGCGAGGCGGAAATGGCCGAGCTCATCTTCGAGAAGCCGGAGGTCATAGAGCCCGGCTTTAGGCCCCTCTACCGCGAAAAGCCCATCAAGCACGGCATCGTTGACGTGCTCGGCGTTGACAAAGACGGAAACCTCGTCGTTCTCGAGTTGAAGCGCAGGAGGGCGGATTTGCACGCGGTCAGCCAGCTCAAGCGCTACGTCGAAACCCTCCGCGAGGAGCACGAGAACGTCCGGGGTATTTTAGTTGCCCCTTCGCTCACCTCCGGTGCCAAAAAACTTCTCGAAAAGGAGGGCCTTGAGTTCAGGAAGCTCGAACCGCCAAAGAGGGGCAGGAAATCGAAGGGAAGACAGCTCAAGCTGTTTTAA
- a CDS encoding DUF473 domain-containing protein, translated as MEAVILAGIARRVLDELLRNPYRTIELRSARNVLAIEEAIDEALRLFLTYDPFDDVSTGTEGLLAELIEAKELETRVPWEESDEREITVCRAKVKLVGLGRVVEVERRDGILVARVRELFPHEMSMG; from the coding sequence ATGGAGGCGGTAATTCTAGCCGGAATCGCGAGACGGGTTTTGGACGAGCTCTTGAGGAACCCATACCGAACGATAGAGCTCAGGAGCGCGAGGAACGTTTTGGCCATCGAGGAGGCGATAGACGAGGCCCTCAGGCTGTTCCTCACCTACGACCCCTTTGACGACGTCTCCACTGGAACCGAAGGTCTCCTCGCGGAGCTGATAGAGGCCAAAGAGCTTGAGACGAGGGTCCCCTGGGAGGAGAGCGACGAGAGGGAAATAACGGTCTGCAGGGCAAAGGTTAAGCTGGTCGGCCTCGGGCGGGTTGTGGAGGTCGAGAGAAGGGACGGAATCCTCGTGGCGAGGGTTAGGGAGCTCTTCCCGCACGAGATGAGCATGGGTTAA
- a CDS encoding proteasome assembly chaperone family protein, with protein sequence MEEKPVKLVLPEVKNPIFIEGYPGIGLVGHIAGNFLAKELGMEMIGYVESPFIPPMSIVLEGKPNPPLRFYGKDNLIVAIADVYVPPTLVNEIARELASYLSEMKAEKVISIGGIGIGFFKEKMEVWGVGAREELNRELEEAGAKILQYGSIMGMSGKLLWEAGKRGLNAYVLLGETFGDRPDPRAAANVIEVLKKLTPIDVSTEPLIKEAEMIEEQLRKMHEQMEQARKKEMKQYESIYL encoded by the coding sequence ATGGAGGAGAAACCCGTCAAGCTCGTCCTGCCGGAGGTAAAGAACCCGATATTCATCGAGGGTTACCCCGGGATAGGATTAGTAGGCCACATAGCGGGCAACTTTTTGGCCAAAGAACTCGGAATGGAGATGATAGGCTACGTCGAGAGTCCGTTCATTCCGCCGATGAGCATAGTCCTCGAGGGGAAGCCCAACCCACCGCTCCGCTTCTACGGCAAGGACAACCTGATAGTGGCCATCGCAGACGTCTACGTCCCCCCGACGCTCGTTAACGAGATAGCGCGGGAACTGGCAAGCTACCTCAGCGAGATGAAGGCCGAGAAGGTAATCTCCATCGGCGGAATCGGCATAGGCTTCTTCAAGGAGAAGATGGAAGTGTGGGGCGTTGGAGCTAGGGAGGAACTCAACAGGGAGCTCGAAGAGGCAGGGGCGAAGATACTCCAGTACGGCTCGATTATGGGGATGAGCGGAAAGCTCCTCTGGGAGGCCGGGAAGAGAGGGTTGAACGCCTACGTGCTCCTCGGCGAGACGTTTGGAGACAGACCCGACCCGAGGGCCGCTGCCAACGTCATCGAGGTCCTCAAGAAGCTCACGCCGATTGACGTCTCGACGGAACCGCTCATCAAGGAGGCCGAAATGATTGAGGAACAGCTCAGGAAGATGCACGAGCAGATGGAGCAGGCGAGGAAGAAGGAGATGAAGCAGTACGAGAGCATTTACCTGTGA
- a CDS encoding S-methyl-5'-thioadenosine phosphorylase, producing the protein MPRIGIIGGSGVYGVFEPKETLKVHTPYGRPSAPVEIGEIEGVEVAFIPRHGKHHEFPPHEVPYRANIWALKELGVERVIGVTAVGSLREEYKPGDIVITDQFIDFTKKRDYTFYNGPRVAHVSMADPFCPEMRRIFYETAKELGFPVHEKGTYVCIEGPRFSTRAESFMFRQYAHIIGMTLVPEINLARELGMCYANIATVTDYDVWADKPVDAQEVLKVMAENNYKVQELLKRAIPRIPEERKCGCADVLKTMFV; encoded by the coding sequence ATGCCGAGGATAGGCATCATAGGTGGTTCCGGGGTTTACGGCGTTTTCGAGCCGAAGGAAACTCTCAAGGTTCACACGCCCTACGGCAGGCCCTCTGCTCCGGTGGAAATCGGCGAAATCGAGGGCGTTGAGGTGGCCTTCATACCCAGGCACGGCAAGCACCACGAGTTCCCGCCCCACGAAGTTCCCTACCGTGCGAACATCTGGGCGCTCAAGGAGCTCGGTGTCGAGCGCGTAATCGGCGTTACGGCAGTTGGCTCGCTCCGCGAGGAGTATAAGCCCGGCGACATAGTGATAACCGACCAGTTCATTGACTTCACGAAGAAGCGCGACTACACCTTCTACAACGGCCCGCGCGTGGCCCACGTCTCGATGGCCGACCCCTTCTGCCCCGAGATGAGGAGAATCTTCTACGAGACAGCAAAAGAGCTCGGCTTTCCGGTCCACGAGAAGGGCACCTACGTCTGCATTGAAGGGCCGAGGTTCTCAACGCGCGCTGAGAGCTTCATGTTCAGGCAGTACGCCCACATCATCGGAATGACGCTCGTTCCCGAGATAAACCTGGCCAGGGAGCTCGGAATGTGCTACGCCAACATCGCAACGGTCACCGACTACGACGTCTGGGCCGACAAGCCTGTGGATGCCCAGGAGGTCCTCAAGGTCATGGCCGAGAACAACTACAAGGTTCAGGAGCTTCTCAAGAGGGCCATCCCGAGGATTCCGGAAGAGAGGAAGTGCGGTTGCGCCGATGTGCTGAAGACGATGTTCGTGTGA
- a CDS encoding amidohydrolase family protein: MSILIRNGYVVYGENPEIVKADVLIEGNRIVEVKKGINESADTVIDATGKVVSPGFVNLHTHSPMGLLRGLADDLPLMEWLEKHIWPREAKLTREHIKVGAYLGALEMIKTGTTTFLDMYFQMDAVAEATLEAGLRGYLSYGMIDLGDPERTEKEIKEALREMNAIESLNSERVHFVFGPHAPYTCSLALLKEVRKLADEHGKLITIHVAETMAELGKIQERYGKSPVVLLDEIGFFGSDVIIAHGVWLDSRDVSILARNGVTVAHNPGSNMKLASGVMPLQRLLNAGVNVGLGTDGSASNNNLDMVEEMKLAALLHKVHNLDPTVADARTVFKMATVNGAKALRLNAGVIKPGYLADVVIFDFNRPHLRPVHDIVSHIVYSANGNDVETTIVDGKVLMLDREVLTLDEEKILNRAEEVARELS; encoded by the coding sequence GTGAGCATTCTCATCAGGAACGGTTACGTTGTTTACGGTGAAAACCCTGAAATTGTGAAGGCTGACGTTCTAATCGAGGGCAACAGAATCGTCGAGGTTAAGAAGGGAATCAACGAGAGCGCGGATACAGTCATAGACGCGACCGGAAAGGTCGTTTCGCCCGGTTTCGTTAACCTCCACACCCACTCGCCGATGGGTCTCCTTCGCGGTCTTGCAGATGATTTACCGCTGATGGAGTGGCTGGAGAAGCACATCTGGCCGAGGGAAGCCAAACTGACGCGCGAGCACATCAAGGTGGGAGCTTACCTTGGAGCACTCGAGATGATTAAGACCGGCACGACAACTTTCCTTGACATGTACTTCCAGATGGACGCGGTGGCCGAGGCAACCCTTGAGGCGGGCCTTCGCGGGTATCTCTCCTATGGCATGATAGACCTCGGTGACCCCGAGAGGACAGAGAAGGAGATTAAAGAGGCCCTCCGCGAGATGAATGCCATCGAGAGCCTCAACTCGGAGAGGGTCCACTTCGTCTTCGGGCCCCACGCGCCCTACACCTGCTCCCTGGCACTGCTGAAAGAAGTTAGGAAGCTCGCGGACGAGCACGGGAAGCTCATAACCATTCACGTGGCAGAGACGATGGCAGAGCTCGGAAAGATTCAGGAGCGCTATGGAAAGAGCCCCGTTGTGCTCCTCGACGAAATCGGCTTCTTCGGGAGTGATGTTATAATAGCTCACGGCGTCTGGCTCGACAGCAGGGACGTTTCAATCCTCGCGAGGAACGGCGTCACGGTTGCCCACAACCCCGGCTCCAACATGAAGCTCGCCAGCGGTGTGATGCCCCTCCAGAGACTCCTCAATGCTGGTGTCAACGTCGGCCTCGGAACCGATGGAAGTGCCAGCAACAACAACCTCGACATGGTCGAGGAGATGAAGCTTGCCGCTTTACTCCACAAGGTCCACAACCTCGACCCGACGGTTGCCGATGCAAGGACGGTTTTCAAGATGGCAACGGTGAACGGCGCAAAAGCTCTGCGCCTCAACGCCGGCGTCATAAAGCCCGGCTACTTGGCCGATGTGGTTATCTTCGACTTCAACAGGCCCCACCTGAGGCCGGTTCACGACATAGTGAGCCACATCGTTTACTCCGCCAACGGCAACGACGTTGAGACGACGATAGTTGACGGAAAGGTTTTAATGCTCGACCGCGAAGTTCTTACGCTGGATGAGGAGAAAATACTGAACAGGGCGGAGGAGGTGGCGCGTGAACTATCTTGA